A stretch of the Corylus avellana chromosome ca6, CavTom2PMs-1.0 genome encodes the following:
- the LOC132185387 gene encoding BAHD acyltransferase DCR-like translates to MGAEFGRGDQDKKSVKITGKTHVMPNKKLGRRECQLVTFDLPYLAFYYNQKLQLYRGSDFEAMAGKLRDGLGVVLEDFYQLAGRLGKDEEGVFRVEYDDEMDGVEVAEAIADGIQISDLPADEGCSTLKELIPYNGVLNVEGIRRPLLAVQLTKLKDGLAMGCAFNHGILDGTSTWHFMRSWAEICGGAHSISVPPFLDRTKARNTRVKFDISLPSDTLASSNGDAKTAPQLREKIFSFSEAAIDKIKLKVNSNPSSSYDGSKPFSTFQSLSVHIWRHVTHARKLNPEDHTVFTVFADCRKRVEPPMPKSYFGNLIQAVFTVTTVGLLSANPAEFGAAMIQKSIEMHDAKAIEERNKEWERSPKIFQFKDAGVNSVVVGSSPRFKAYEVDFGWGKAESVRMGSNNRFDGMVYLLQGKSGGRSINVEISLEAATMERLEKDKEFLMEF, encoded by the exons ATGGGAGCTGAATTTGGGCGAGGGGATCAAGACAAGAAGAGTGTGAAAATAACCGGCAAAACCCATGTGATGCCCAACAAGAAACTGGGAAGAAGAGAATGTCAATTGGTAACATTTGATCTTCCATACTTAGCTTTCTACTACAACCAAAAGTTGCAGCTTTACAGAGGGAGTGACTTTGAGGCAATGGCGGGGAAATTAAGAGATGGGCTGGGGGTAGTTTTGGAAGACTTCTATCAGCTGGCCGGAAGGCTAGGCAAAGATGAGGAGGGGGTCTTTAGGGTGGAGTATGACGATGAAATGGACGGCGTGGAGGTGGCGGAGGCCATCGCCGACGGGATCCAAATTTCTGATCTGCCCGCCGACGAGGGCTGCAGCACTTTGAAGGAGTTGATACCATACAATGGGGTCTTGAACGTGGAGGGCATCCGTAGGCCTCTGTTAGCAGTGCAG TTAACCAAGCTGAAAGATGGACTCGCAATGGGGTGCGCATTCAACCACGGGATCCTCGACGGGACCTCCACGTGGCACTTCATGAGATCATGGGCCGAGATCTGCGGCGGGGCTCACTCCATCTCGGTCCCACCCTTCCTCGACCGCACCAAAGCCCGCAACACACGCGTGAAGTTCGACATCTCGCTCCCCTCGGACACACTCGCTTCATCCAACGGCGACGCAAAGACGGCTCCACAACTCAGGGAGAAGATCTTCAGCTTCTCCGAGGCTGCCATCGACAAGATCAAGTTAAAAGTCAACTCAAATCCTTCCTCCTCATACGACGGCTCGAAACCATTCTCCACATTCCAATCACTCTCCGTCCATATCTGGCGCCATGTAACCCATGCACGTAAACTGAACCCCGAAGACCACACCGTGTTCACCGTCTTTGCAGATTGCCGGAAACGGGTTGAGCCGCCGATGCCGAAGAGCTACTTCGGGAACCTAATCCAGGCAGTGTTCACCGTCACGACAGTCGGGTTGTTATCGGCGAACCCGGCAGAGTTTGGTGCGGCAATGATTCAGAAATCAATAGAAATGCATGACGCCAAGGCCATCGAGGAGCGCAACAAAGAGTGGGAGAGGTCACCGAAGATCTTCCAGTTTAAGGATGCCGGAGTGAACTCCGTTGTGGTGGGGAGCTCACCAAGGTTCAAGGCGTACGAGGTGGATTTCGGGTGGGGGAAGGCGGAGAGTGTGAGGATGGGGTCCAACAACAGGTTTGATGGGATGGTGTACTTGTTGCAGGGGAAGAGTGGTGGGAGGAGCATCAATGTGGAGATTAGCTTGGAGGCAGCGACGATGGAGAGGCTGGAGAAGGACAAGGAGTTTCTTATGGAgttctaa